The DNA segment CTGCAAGGCGAGTCCCGGCCCCGCCCAGTGTCCACAGGTAAGGGGAGGTGGGAGCAGGGGCGGCGCCAAGCCCTATACACGGAGGGGTGCGGTCCCCGAGCCCCATACACGGAGCGGGGCTATCCCCGAGCCCCATACACGGAGGGGGGGTGGTCCCCGAGCCCCATACAAGGAGGAGTGCGGCCCCCGAGCCCCATACACGGAGGGGGGTGGTCCCCGAGCCCCATACACGGAGGGGGGCGGTCCCCAAGCCCTATACAAGGGGGGGTGGTCCCCGAGCCCCATACACGGAGGGGTGCGGTCCCCGAGCCCCATACAAGGAAGGGGGTGGTTCCCGAGTCTCATATTTTCTGTGGGCTTTTTTGGGTTTTGGATGGAGGTAGGCATCAAACGCCCACCTGTGTTCCTTGTAGCAGGGCTGTTGCAATAAAAGGCTTCTCGTCTTACTTAAAATGAACATCCGTTCACACCCTTCCACGGCCCTCGTGGCCACTGCCGGGGACTAGGGTGGGAGCAGCGCTGCAAGTGGGCGTTGAGAGAGTTCACTTCACATGCAGTTTCCCCCCACTGGCCAGGGaacagcctttctttttcttccgaGTGTCCCAAAAGGAAAAGATGCATCTTATTCCTTATGCTAGACCTGGGCCATTAGGATCCATGGGTTTTCTTTCTTGCACATCTGTGAATGCCTCAGGGAAGGTCTGTTCCGAGCCCTTGTCCCGATGGCCGTGTGGTCACCGGCGCCCCATCTCCCTCGGCGTCCTACGCACCTTCAGTGAACAAGGGCAGGAACTGAACGTTAGGGTCTAGGACTCGCCTTCTAGGCTGTGACTGGAAGGAACGTGATGGGAGCCGGGTGATGGGACGTGTACAGCAGACACCAGCGTGTCCAGGCGTGGAACGTGCAAGGCCGGGGCCTCGTCCTGCGCGGGGGGAGGGCCTCGTGCCCCAGGATTGTGCTTGCTTCTTCCcttatttatgttttgttctttttctccttcccaggTGACCTTGAAAGAGCCCTGCCGGCTGAAGTGGGGCTCCAGAAAGCCAGGGCACACCCCAAGGccacttccttcctctgccaCGGCATGGACCCCAAGTACCAGTGTGACCTGGTGTccaagggaggcagggaggtaTACCCgtaccccagccccctgcacgCCGTGGCTTTGCAGAGCCCCCTCTTTACTCTGACCAAGGAGACCGCACCGAGCGATGGCCACTTGCCCCCCAGTCAGCCCCTCCCTGGCGCCACAGGTCCGAGCCCCATTCGGACTGGACTGGGCCTCGAGGCTGGCCCAGCCAGCGCCTACATAGAGAGGCTGCTGCGACTGCAGGGCCGAGGGCCCCCTGCGAGGGGCAGTGTGGTTGAGCGTGGACCCCCAGGACGGGAGGCGTCCCTATCCCCGCAGGGGCTCGGGGTCCGGGGGGCGGACAGTGAAGGTGGCCTGGAGAAGCCGGTGTGCGCCCGGGGGAGAgcggaggtgggaggggaggcccAGAGCGGGGCCGCCCGTGGGGACAGCCTCGAGCAGCCGGGGCCTGTGCCCCTTGTACGCACCCTGCACCCCAGCAGCCGTCCAGAGGAGGGCCCCAGACCCTCGCGCGGCTGCGTGCACCGGGAGGCCCGTCCAGGCTCCCCATGGCTGGGCTGTGGCCAGGCCCCTGCTCCCTGCTTGCAGGGTCAGCAGCCAGCTCTCCACGGCTGGACGGGCAAAGGCAGGTCGCCGGGCgggggggcgggtggggagggCCCCCCTCGGGCCCCTGGACACTGTGTCCACCCGCACTTTGCTGCCAGAGGAGGTCTCCCTGTGGGGCCCCCCAAGGCCAAGCCTGTGAAGATCAAGAGGGGGGCCAGCGACAAGGTGCTGAAGCTTGGGGGGCCGCAGCTTCAGTGGGGCGCCCTCGGGGGCCCCCGGCCGCCCCCTGAGTCGGGAGGTGGTCTCAGGAGGCCCCCCCTGGCCAGGGCGGCGCCCGGCCGGTCCTGCTCTGAGTCCAGCCTCTACCCCGTGTCTGTCTTCGTCCCCCTGCTGGTGGCCCGACCAGAGGGTCACCAGGTGTCAGCTCAGGCCTTGTTCCCCTTGGAAGCAGCCCCGCTGGTGGCAAGCGGAGGGGAGGCCCGGAGGAAGCAGCGCAGGTGGCAGTCCTCCGTAGAGATCTCAGCCCGGGCCCGCCCGGACCCCAGCCTGGGGCCCCATAGGCCGGCGGCCCGGAGAGGGGGTGGCCCGCGGCCCGTGTGCGCCAGACCCAGGCCCAGGCTGCCGCGCCAGGATGCCCGAGCCCGGAGCGGGTCGGACGGCTCGGAGCGCTCGGCCGAGTGCGCGTCCCTCGTGCGCTCCACCGTCGCGGAGAGCAGCGGGGACGAGGCCAGCGACCACACGGCCAACCGCTTCGGGGACGCGGAGTCCAGTGGCAGCACCTCGGAGGGCAGCGGCCAGGGCAGGGGAAGCTCCAGCCAGCGGGCCCCGGCCAGCTCCAGGCCCCCTCTGCCGCCGGTGCCCAGGCTGTGCCGCGTCAAGGCCTCCAAGGCCCTGAAGAAGAGGCTCCGCAGGTTCCAGCCGGCTGCTCTGAAGGTCATGACCATGGTGTGAGGTCGCTGGGCGACAGCAGGGCCTGTCCGGGCCCGGGAGCCACAGACACAAAGGGACCTTTCGTGGCTGAGGACGGGTCCAGGCTTGCACGGTGTTAGACGTGCAGGTCTGTGTCATCTGGACACTTTGCTTTCTCCCCGAAGCTGCCCTTCAAAAGGAGTCCCCTCAGAGGAGATGATGGGCCCGTCCCTGGTGCATCGCCCCCCAGGTTAGGCTGTGACTTTGCGCACGTCACCCCACCTTCGCCCCAGTGGAGACCTTCACCCAGAACTCTGGGACTGCAGATTCGTCAGGGCGCTGGCCTCCCAGCTGCCTGTGCCGTGAGCCCCGTGCTTGCTTCCCTCCATCCTGTTCCACTTGGGCTGGGCGCTCGGTGTACCCCAGCCCGTTGAACAGTTTCCCCCCAAAAGCGTTCCCTTTAAGAAATGGTTGCAGGACTGCGCTGTGGAAACTGGGTTGGACTCTGAATCCACGTCAAACCCTCAACATGAATAAACAGCCGATTATGCCTTTGTCTTTGCAAGTCAGTCTTTCCCTTTTAgcctccctgccctcaggaacgtagtaggtgctcagcaaaccctaatccttccccatCATGTGGACACTCTTTCACCCGAGGTGGGAAAATGCATTTCACATGAGTACGCTCCACACTCTTCCCAACACTCCTGAATTGAGCATAAAAATGCTTTGGAAAAGAAACCCTTTTatggtgtttatttttcaaaGGGAATTTCCCTCAACTTTTCAGGAAGGTAGGATTTTCAGGGAAGCTGCCTGCGGAGAGCAGCATCTTCAGTTCGTGAAGCAGTTTTATCCTGAATTCTTCAAAACTGCTTCTGAGGGCCTGGAGGTGGAAAGAAGgcatgggggaggtggggagcgtCTTCCCCAGTAGCCCACGTGGGGCTCTGGCCCGCCACAGCCCCACCCTGGGGCTAATGCACAGTTGGTAGGAACTGTTGAAGGAAAACGGTAAGAAAACAAGCTAAAATGGTGGTAGGTCTTGTACTAGACAGTAGACATTCATGCAACGAACAGCTAGTTTCAGGACGCACTTCAGGGATTCACACTTTAAAACGATTAACATTTTAGAACAAAGAAGTCCACCTGTTTGACCTGGGCAGAGGTTTCCAGAAGTGAAGGAGAGTGGCTGCTTTCTGtcactctctttctttctgtctcaaaAGTGCAACCATTTCAAGGGGCCCAGAGCAGACTTGGAGTCTATCTGGATAGAATTCCCACGTGGGCTTCACAGAACCCGCTTACTAACAGAGATGAAAGGGTCTTCCTGAGCGTTCTATAAAACTGCTCTGATATTTGGAGGAAAGCGTCAAACCCACCCATGGTGGAGGTTTTGGATAGAAGATAGTACACAGGGTATTTTCTTTAATGGTCTAAATCTCAACCGTGTGGCACAAGAGGCGATGGGAACCCAGTATTTGCCAGGGCCGCTGAGCAGGCGAGGGTCCTGGGAGAGCATCCAGAGCCAGGCTTCTGGCCCCGCCTCGGTCCCAGCAGTGTCCACAGTCTGTGTCCCTTGCCGGCCACCCCAGAGACATGGCCGTGAAGCTCCCTTTACGGAGTGTGTCCTGCTCTGTTTGACATTATCTCTTGCGTCTGTTGGAGTTTTTCTCAATTCGGGGGCTTTGAATGCCGTATTTGGAAACTGCAGACTTCCTTCATCCTCAGCAGGGCCCCCGTCCTTGTGTCACAGGAGAGGACCCTCAGGCTGTGTCTCTGGCCAAGATCATGTGAGATCAGTGCTGAAGGGGACGCAGTGGGTTCGGGCCCCTGGGGATTTCTGACAGTGTTTATCTTTCTCAGAAGCCAGGCTCCAAAGCACAACCAGACAGGAATGCGTCCCCGCCCAGAAGATGCCGGGCCTGTCTGTGCAACCGGCAGACTAACGGAGCAAACTAACCATAAAACCCAAGCAGACTCCACGCAAAATGCAACCGCGGCATCTGCGGACAGAGAGCCCTCAGTGATGAGATGTCAAATCAGTCATCAGTcagtgtccctccctccctctctctctctctctctctctgtcgcCTTCTCTTTGATCCTCtctctatctgtctgtctctctccatctgtcttgGTCTCTCCCCAGccttgcagacacacacacacacacgcacacgcacacacacacacacacacaacacacgcacacgcacacacacacacacacacaacacgcacacacacacacacctgtctgccCAAGGCCTGAAGCTGCTTCCTCTCCGGTGCTCTTGCATTTACTCTCTGGCAGGTTTACAGTAAATAAATATGACTGTAGGTGCCGTGTCTTCCCATCTGCCTGGGGCCCAGGTGCCTTTGCTTCCCCACAAATTCAGCAGAAGGACACAGCCCAGGGTTCAGCCCCGCTGGGCCACAGTTAGCTATTCTGAGGCCCCAGGCGTCTCCGTAACCTCCCTGGGTTTGCTTCCTCTTATAGAGTGAGGTTGTTTATGCCTCAGGGTTTGCCGGGAGGAGTACATGAAAGGTGTTGAAAACGGGCCCGGTTCTGCCCGCTGACCGCCACGTCGGGCTCCTCACAGGAGCCCAGGCAGGGGACCCCGCAGGCCGCAGAGCCGAGGGACTGGACAGGCCAGGAGGCCACGGGCGCAGAGGAGGCTGTGGGCAGGGAAAGAGCACACAGAGGGTCAGTCAGCGAGGGTCTCTGACCCACCCCGAGCATCACCCCCGCTCCGCCAGGCAGGCGGCATCTTCCATGGCAAGAACCACGGGGGAGGGCTCTTTGGGGAAGTACTTTAAAGCACAGAGTTAAAGTCGAGATCATCGGTGATAAGGAGGCAGAGTCAGTCCCCAACCCAGTCCTGAAATTACGAAACAGAGTCTGAGGGGCTATAAATTCAGGGAAGAAAAATACTTAAGGGAGGCAGAAGGTCCAGGGCAGAAtgtgcagaagaaaagattaactGAGACATTCCATTCACCTGCCTGAGTATTTTATATTTCTCACATATGTTTCTTCTGAACAGATACGGTCGTAACTGCTCAGCGTGAAGGGAGAATAAAGCAGGAAGCTCCCCTGCGCAGAAGACAGCTGtgacatgggggaggggagattatTAGGTGATGGGTGACCCTTCACGTGCGTTTGAAGACAGATGAGCTATTTCCTCATCcctaaagcctttaaaaaaaagagacaatttaCTGTTTGACTTTGGGGATCATTAGAAAGCATTTGTAACTTCCAGCATGATTGAAATACAAACATTTTagcaaaaaagtaaatatataaaaggagaAGCTAGTTCTTTCTAAGTATCAACGTCAAGCTAAGgtagaaattaaatatataagaatTGCTAATTcataagaatgagagaaaaaggaTAATTATGTCAGAGAAGATACCCCAATTATTGTATCAAATCATACTGTAAAATTTGAGGAAACAATCTTTATCTTTTATGACCGACTGAATGCACTTGTccccca comes from the Pseudorca crassidens isolate mPseCra1 chromosome 13, mPseCra1.hap1, whole genome shotgun sequence genome and includes:
- the DACT2 gene encoding dapper homolog 2, which codes for MWAPGGPPGPAGWDRRRVGARLRAALAGLHELQGLRARQQARVWGALAVQPPPGPAAPRGSRAHELRLEAALAALQEQLNRLRLQDVGLKTHLDQLDQQINELQLDVRRTSSEAPDSDSRPSSGFYELSDGGSCSLSTSCTSVCSDCVSSSLGAVLPATPKARPSAGDCRPRSADETTVCGVPLTAWEPQASEGGTGQLLQGESRPRPVSTGDLERALPAEVGLQKARAHPKATSFLCHGMDPKYQCDLVSKGGREVYPYPSPLHAVALQSPLFTLTKETAPSDGHLPPSQPLPGATGPSPIRTGLGLEAGPASAYIERLLRLQGRGPPARGSVVERGPPGREASLSPQGLGVRGADSEGGLEKPVCARGRAEVGGEAQSGAARGDSLEQPGPVPLVRTLHPSSRPEEGPRPSRGCVHREARPGSPWLGCGQAPAPCLQGQQPALHGWTGKGRSPGGGAGGEGPPRAPGHCVHPHFAARGGLPVGPPKAKPVKIKRGASDKVLKLGGPQLQWGALGGPRPPPESGGGLRRPPLARAAPGRSCSESSLYPVSVFVPLLVARPEGHQVSAQALFPLEAAPLVASGGEARRKQRRWQSSVEISARARPDPSLGPHRPAARRGGGPRPVCARPRPRLPRQDARARSGSDGSERSAECASLVRSTVAESSGDEASDHTANRFGDAESSGSTSEGSGQGRGSSSQRAPASSRPPLPPVPRLCRVKASKALKKRLRRFQPAALKVMTMV